The following are encoded in a window of Limibacter armeniacum genomic DNA:
- a CDS encoding 7TM diverse intracellular signaling domain-containing protein, giving the protein MTPPIRNKALTIIFLGFVLLSFPFAIFGQAQNLIDIRDLMDGKAVGKQTSMFRDPTRMLSINDIQDRRFIPNTRDVVNIGFTNDACWLKFAVFNPTEETKQVILKTGKLLADTVELFYEVEGGWESKVIGVHIPNSQKEIRGKKSYFPMEFQAGDTTQLYVRIASTYGIQFAISALSEKEVLTVDTNESLIQGFYLGALLIITFYNLFIGFSIKDNVYLHYALANLAAMLTVLSIRGFFSYYIPDSLVSWTPSMITGAAALYVILSVNFSIRMLNLRKYSKHSYYLLLIVAAISLLLGLGLSAFRFSGGTIHNEWLTYAHTIFTVTALYAGVMAYRNGSYYAKYYLMGWTLLLLSILLYSLVITGYIERNDFTANVYLIGSLLEVILLSFALADRYNFLQKERNKLEQKLKYKDEDLAMVISDNRIKRQVRENLLQEVIEVSKVEDGDLRTSFTKLINEMKRQIDAETKQDYFQQNIESINSEFESKLKQSHPELTDSEVELCYLIKLKMTTKEMASFRKTSEGAIKVARHRIRKKLGEGFENQISTL; this is encoded by the coding sequence ATGACGCCTCCAATCAGGAACAAAGCTTTAACAATCATCTTTCTAGGATTTGTCTTGTTGTCTTTTCCGTTTGCCATTTTTGGTCAAGCCCAAAACTTGATTGATATCAGGGACCTTATGGACGGTAAAGCGGTAGGAAAGCAAACGTCCATGTTTAGAGATCCGACAAGGATGCTATCCATCAATGACATTCAAGATAGGCGCTTTATACCCAATACTAGGGACGTAGTCAATATTGGTTTTACCAATGATGCCTGCTGGCTCAAATTCGCAGTATTTAACCCTACAGAGGAAACAAAGCAGGTTATCCTCAAAACAGGAAAACTATTGGCGGATACTGTTGAGCTATTCTATGAGGTTGAGGGAGGTTGGGAGTCAAAGGTAATAGGCGTGCATATCCCTAATTCTCAAAAGGAAATTAGGGGAAAGAAGTCTTACTTTCCGATGGAGTTTCAGGCTGGAGATACCACGCAATTATATGTAAGGATAGCCAGTACTTATGGAATCCAGTTTGCCATTTCTGCCTTGAGTGAAAAAGAAGTGCTAACAGTAGATACAAACGAATCCTTAATACAGGGCTTTTACCTTGGAGCCTTACTGATTATCACCTTTTACAACCTGTTTATTGGTTTTTCCATCAAGGATAATGTTTACCTGCATTATGCATTGGCCAATCTAGCGGCTATGCTGACAGTACTTTCCATTAGAGGGTTCTTCTCATACTATATACCAGACAGTTTAGTCAGTTGGACGCCCAGTATGATTACTGGAGCAGCTGCTTTATATGTTATACTGTCTGTCAACTTTAGTATTCGGATGTTGAATCTTCGCAAGTACAGCAAGCATTCTTACTATTTGTTGCTGATAGTGGCTGCAATCTCCTTATTGCTGGGGCTTGGTTTAAGTGCGTTCAGGTTCAGTGGAGGAACCATTCACAACGAATGGCTGACCTATGCTCATACAATTTTTACCGTTACGGCCTTATATGCAGGCGTAATGGCTTACCGTAACGGTAGTTATTATGCCAAGTACTATCTAATGGGGTGGACGTTGCTGTTGCTTAGTATCCTATTGTATTCTTTGGTGATTACAGGTTATATAGAAAGAAATGACTTTACTGCAAATGTCTACCTGATTGGTTCACTACTGGAAGTCATCCTGTTGTCGTTTGCACTGGCAGACAGGTACAACTTCTTGCAAAAGGAACGGAATAAGCTGGAGCAAAAACTCAAATACAAGGATGAGGATTTGGCTATGGTGATTAGTGATAACCGGATTAAAAGACAGGTCAGGGAAAACCTGCTTCAGGAAGTGATAGAGGTGAGTAAAGTCGAAGATGGTGACTTGAGGACAAGCTTTACCAAACTGATCAATGAGATGAAGCGACAGATAGATGCTGAAACCAAACAGGATTATTTTCAGCAGAATATTGAAAGCATTAATTCTGAGTTTGAGTCAAAGTTAAAGCAAAGTCATCCGGAGTTGACAGACTCTGAAGTAGAACTCTGTTACTTGATTAAATTGAAGATGACGACAAAGGAAATGGCCAGCTTTAGAAAGACCTCAGAGGGGGCTATAAAAGTAGCTCGTCACCGAATTCGCAAGAAACTAGGAGAAGGCTTCGAAAATCAAATATCTACCCTGTAG
- a CDS encoding short chain dehydrogenase has translation MRILIIGGRGTIGKRVSHYFSQKHEVITAGRHSGELNVDIADSNSIKEMFEKAGKVDAIICTAGEAKWAPFNTLTEEDFYIGLKSKLMGQVNLVRIGQDYLNAKGSFTLTTGILADDPVDMTTSAAMVNGGIHSFVKAVALELENGHRINVVSSGLVEDAVEKYREYFPGHNPIPMKKVINGYVRSVEGKGNGEVIRIYN, from the coding sequence ATGAGAATACTGATTATAGGAGGCAGAGGAACAATTGGGAAAAGAGTATCCCATTACTTCAGTCAAAAACATGAGGTAATTACTGCCGGTCGACATAGTGGAGAACTCAACGTAGATATTGCTGACAGTAACTCCATTAAAGAGATGTTTGAAAAAGCAGGTAAAGTGGACGCCATCATCTGCACTGCCGGAGAAGCGAAGTGGGCACCGTTCAACACCCTCACAGAGGAGGACTTTTATATCGGTCTGAAGAGTAAACTAATGGGGCAAGTCAATCTGGTTCGGATCGGTCAGGATTACCTTAACGCCAAAGGTTCTTTCACCTTAACTACCGGCATTCTGGCAGATGACCCTGTTGATATGACCACCAGTGCAGCCATGGTCAATGGAGGTATCCATAGTTTTGTCAAGGCTGTTGCTTTGGAACTTGAAAATGGGCATAGAATAAATGTCGTATCATCTGGCTTAGTAGAAGATGCAGTAGAAAAATACAGGGAATATTTTCCGGGACACAATCCAATACCAATGAAAAAAGTGATCAACGGTTATGTCAGAAGTGTGGAAGGAAAAGGGAATGGAGAAGTTATCAGGATTTATAACTGA
- a CDS encoding alpha/beta fold hydrolase, with amino-acid sequence MISRIHHILLLLLLTCSTAICQKTLNIQDGENIIHLEMYGKGAPMLIINGGPGMSSEGFRSLAKEFGETNLAIIYDQRGTGQSTMANANAETVKLDSMVKDIETIRQHLKIDKWVVFGQSFGGMLACYYATKHPENTKGLILSSSGGIDMGLFSGPSIISSRLSQVERDSMSYWSQQIENGDTTFHARLQRAKFLAPAYLYDKSHVPIIAERLTQANLQINGLVFQDMRNIDFDCSEELKAYTKPVIIIQGEQDVVSKSIGQKAHDVFPNSKFILLDKCGHYGWLDQHDLYFQYLHDFMAGLK; translated from the coding sequence ATGATTTCAAGGATTCACCACATCTTATTGCTACTGCTACTGACTTGCAGTACAGCCATCTGCCAAAAAACACTCAATATTCAGGATGGCGAAAACATTATTCACCTTGAAATGTATGGCAAGGGTGCACCAATGCTAATTATCAACGGTGGGCCAGGCATGAGCAGTGAGGGGTTTAGGTCACTGGCGAAAGAGTTTGGAGAAACTAACCTTGCTATTATCTATGACCAAAGAGGAACTGGACAATCAACTATGGCAAATGCCAATGCTGAAACAGTAAAGCTTGACTCTATGGTCAAGGATATTGAAACTATCCGCCAACACCTCAAGATCGACAAGTGGGTCGTGTTTGGTCAGTCTTTTGGCGGCATGTTGGCTTGCTACTATGCTACCAAACATCCTGAAAACACAAAAGGACTGATTCTTTCCTCTTCGGGGGGAATTGATATGGGACTCTTTTCAGGTCCTTCTATTATCTCATCAAGGCTTTCACAAGTTGAGCGTGATTCCATGAGCTACTGGAGTCAGCAGATTGAAAATGGGGACACCACTTTTCATGCTCGACTTCAAAGGGCGAAGTTCCTAGCTCCTGCGTACCTTTATGACAAATCCCATGTGCCTATTATAGCGGAAAGGCTGACACAAGCCAACCTGCAAATCAACGGGCTTGTCTTTCAGGATATGCGAAATATAGATTTCGATTGCAGTGAAGAGTTGAAAGCCTATACCAAACCTGTTATTATTATTCAAGGCGAACAGGATGTGGTAAGTAAAAGCATTGGACAAAAAGCCCACGATGTATTTCCTAACTCTAAATTTATCCTACTTGACAAGTGCGGGCATTATGGTTGGTTGGATCAGCATGACCTTTATTTCCAATACCTGCATGATTTTATGGCAGGCTTGAAATAG
- a CDS encoding ZIP family metal transporter: MLTLILLYAGFAGITVFLGGILANYFEHHIEESPVKYEITHTLMAFGAGIILSAVALVLVPKGLENIDLVSVCISFLLGAVTFFYIDRYLALKGDKMATLLAMLMDFIPESIVLGAVFSMDPSTSKLLAIFIGLQNLPEAFNSFRDLVLSGFSVKKTLLIFFALSFLGIISALIGHYYLSDFPDVTAKLMMFASGGILYLIFQDIVPESELKGSWTPSLGATLGFLVGIIGEKIV, from the coding sequence ATGCTTACATTGATTTTACTTTATGCTGGGTTTGCAGGCATTACCGTTTTTCTGGGAGGCATATTGGCTAATTATTTTGAGCATCATATAGAGGAAAGCCCTGTCAAATATGAGATTACACATACATTGATGGCTTTTGGTGCCGGTATAATCTTGTCAGCTGTGGCTTTAGTGCTTGTGCCTAAAGGATTGGAAAACATAGACCTTGTATCGGTCTGTATATCGTTTCTCTTGGGAGCAGTCACTTTTTTTTATATTGACCGTTATCTGGCTTTGAAAGGGGATAAGATGGCTACCTTATTGGCTATGTTGATGGACTTTATTCCAGAGTCTATTGTTTTGGGAGCCGTATTCTCAATGGACCCTTCCACATCCAAGTTGTTGGCTATATTTATTGGCTTGCAAAACCTGCCTGAAGCCTTCAATTCTTTCCGTGATTTGGTACTGAGTGGGTTTTCTGTCAAAAAAACACTGCTTATTTTCTTTGCGCTCAGTTTTTTAGGGATTATCAGTGCCTTGATTGGACATTATTACCTGAGTGACTTTCCTGATGTTACCGCAAAGCTGATGATGTTTGCCAGTGGCGGTATTCTTTACCTGATCTTTCAGGACATTGTTCCAGAGAGTGAGTTGAAAGGTTCTTGGACTCCATCTTTGGGAGCTACTTTAGGTTTTCTAGTAGGTATAATCGGCGAAAAAATAGTTTGA
- a CDS encoding alpha/beta hydrolase, with product MKKNIWRNIRKVWALLGLCIIGWMWFTFQAQHVDASIFESDTTLEVTASDDLISFTPKEGFDKVLLFYPGGMVAPEAYAPLCRQIAESGCQVQLIKMPWRLATKGYNKPKELDLLADTTFEYILAGHSQGAKMAAQFVYENPSLIDKLILIGTTHPRDINLSSIGLPIMKISGTNDGIASMEKVLENKPKLPEHTRFVTIEGANHSQFGHYGFQFGDDKADISREEQQKQVVEYIQAFILNQPMAAQ from the coding sequence ATGAAAAAAAATATCTGGAGAAATATTCGAAAGGTGTGGGCACTACTGGGTTTATGTATAATAGGTTGGATGTGGTTTACCTTTCAGGCACAACATGTAGATGCATCCATATTTGAAAGCGATACGACCCTTGAGGTAACAGCGTCAGATGATCTGATTTCTTTTACGCCAAAAGAAGGTTTTGATAAGGTATTGCTTTTTTATCCAGGTGGAATGGTAGCGCCTGAAGCTTATGCACCACTTTGCAGACAGATAGCCGAATCGGGTTGTCAGGTGCAGCTCATCAAGATGCCTTGGAGGTTGGCAACCAAAGGGTATAACAAACCTAAGGAATTGGATCTGCTTGCTGACACAACCTTTGAATATATATTGGCAGGGCATTCTCAGGGCGCGAAGATGGCGGCACAATTTGTATATGAAAATCCATCACTGATTGATAAGTTGATCCTGATTGGCACTACCCATCCCCGTGATATTAACCTGTCTTCAATCGGTTTGCCTATAATGAAAATATCAGGTACAAATGATGGAATAGCTTCTATGGAAAAGGTGCTGGAGAACAAACCAAAACTGCCGGAGCATACACGGTTTGTGACCATTGAGGGAGCCAACCATTCCCAGTTCGGACATTATGGCTTTCAGTTTGGAGATGATAAGGCGGATATATCAAGAGAGGAACAGCAAAAACAGGTGGTTGAGTATATACAGGCATTTATCCTGAACCAACCTATGGCAGCACAATGA
- a CDS encoding GNAT family N-acetyltransferase: MTDKKYLFKSDRLGFRNWEMEDIPKMYAINSDPKVMEYFPFIPTYGQTESFVGQMLIQFQKKGFCYFAVETLSVGKFIGFIGLSEKDFKTTFSPFVDIGWRLGKYAWGKGYGTEGAERCLAYAFEELKLEKVMSLAPVVNQKSIHVMEKIGMHKVTTFKHPQLKEDKRLESCFLYQISNKEWKTKLKI; encoded by the coding sequence ATGACTGATAAAAAATACCTCTTCAAATCTGACAGATTGGGTTTTAGGAATTGGGAAATGGAAGATATTCCAAAAATGTATGCCATCAACTCGGATCCAAAAGTGATGGAATATTTCCCTTTTATTCCTACTTATGGACAGACAGAATCATTTGTTGGACAAATGTTGATTCAATTTCAAAAGAAAGGGTTCTGTTACTTTGCAGTAGAAACGTTGAGTGTTGGAAAATTTATCGGTTTTATAGGGCTTTCGGAAAAGGATTTTAAAACTACTTTTTCACCTTTTGTAGATATAGGTTGGAGATTAGGGAAATATGCTTGGGGAAAAGGGTATGGTACGGAAGGTGCAGAACGTTGTCTTGCCTATGCATTTGAGGAATTGAAACTGGAAAAGGTCATGTCATTGGCTCCAGTAGTGAATCAAAAATCTATTCATGTAATGGAAAAAATTGGTATGCATAAAGTCACTACATTTAAGCATCCACAATTGAAAGAAGACAAACGATTGGAGTCTTGTTTTTTGTATCAGATTTCAAATAAGGAATGGAAGACAAAGCTGAAAATATAG
- a CDS encoding n-acetylglutamate synthase yields MKINYHNKRFRPVSNTENGETSEETIFHYKQEGNVLTSEYSGGQIVKGHLIGLVSEEGEINMRYHQVNAKGELMTGICYSKPEVLPNGKIRLFEKWRWTSADMSEGESIIEEI; encoded by the coding sequence ATGAAAATAAACTATCATAACAAACGCTTCCGTCCAGTTAGTAATACTGAAAACGGTGAAACCTCAGAAGAAACCATTTTTCATTACAAACAGGAAGGGAATGTCTTAACTTCTGAATATAGCGGAGGACAAATTGTAAAAGGACACCTGATTGGGTTGGTGTCAGAGGAAGGGGAAATTAATATGCGTTACCATCAGGTCAATGCCAAGGGAGAGCTGATGACAGGAATTTGTTATTCAAAACCTGAGGTGTTGCCCAATGGGAAGATCAGGTTGTTTGAAAAATGGCGATGGACTTCAGCGGATATGTCAGAAGGTGAGTCGATTATTGAAGAGATTTGA
- a CDS encoding Gfo/Idh/MocA family protein → MTQKIKWGIIGPGKIASAFANDFKYAGYCALHAIASRDDEKAKTFAEEFGAAKAYGSYEALYADPEVEAVYIATPHNFHFECAKAALEAGKAVLCEKPITINPSELHSLIETAKANDTYLMEGMWTYFLPAIQKAQQWVAEGRIGEVRHIKADFGFKVPFDPHSRLFNPNLAGGTILDIGIYNIAMATLFFHSKPTSMQVMAQKAPTGVDSDVNMLFEYPNGRKADLHTSFNYMLPNFAHIIGENGFISIPNFWQADACTLHLEGGIEKFEAKRQGFGFSYQIEAVSKDLLEGKKMSDTVPHSVSMLFQEVMEEVVSHFN, encoded by the coding sequence ATGACTCAAAAAATAAAATGGGGAATCATCGGGCCTGGCAAGATCGCCAGTGCATTTGCCAATGATTTCAAGTATGCCGGATACTGTGCACTACATGCCATTGCATCTAGAGATGATGAAAAGGCCAAAACATTTGCGGAAGAATTTGGCGCTGCAAAAGCTTATGGCAGTTATGAGGCACTTTATGCAGACCCTGAGGTAGAGGCGGTCTATATTGCCACGCCCCACAATTTTCATTTTGAATGTGCCAAGGCTGCGCTGGAAGCCGGCAAAGCGGTACTGTGTGAAAAACCAATCACGATAAACCCATCAGAACTCCACTCACTGATTGAAACAGCCAAAGCCAACGATACTTACCTGATGGAAGGCATGTGGACCTACTTCCTCCCTGCTATCCAGAAAGCCCAGCAGTGGGTAGCCGAAGGACGGATCGGGGAAGTCAGACATATTAAAGCCGACTTCGGATTTAAGGTACCGTTTGACCCTCACTCACGTCTGTTCAATCCGAATCTGGCAGGAGGAACAATACTGGACATTGGCATCTACAATATTGCCATGGCTACATTATTCTTTCATTCCAAGCCGACAAGTATGCAGGTGATGGCTCAAAAAGCGCCAACCGGTGTAGATAGTGATGTCAATATGCTGTTTGAATATCCGAACGGAAGAAAAGCAGACCTCCATACTTCCTTCAATTATATGTTACCCAATTTTGCGCATATCATAGGAGAAAATGGATTTATCTCCATCCCTAATTTTTGGCAGGCTGACGCCTGTACGCTTCACCTTGAAGGTGGTATAGAAAAGTTTGAAGCCAAAAGACAAGGATTTGGTTTCAGTTACCAGATAGAAGCCGTCAGCAAAGACCTGTTGGAAGGAAAGAAAATGTCGGACACCGTTCCACATTCGGTCAGCATGCTATTTCAGGAAGTGATGGAGGAAGTGGTAAGTCATTTTAACTAA
- a CDS encoding response regulator transcription factor produces the protein MKILIVEDNQELQSAIKDSLEKEHYVVETASDFDSAMDKLSIYQYDCILLDIMLPHGSGLDILDELKKNGKSENTIIISAKDSLDDKLKGLELGADDYLTKPFHLAELNARIKAVLRRNKLEGKNTIEIANVSLDINERLVKINDQVITLNRKEFDILNYFMLNKNRLVTRTGLAEHVWGDNIDQMDNFDFIYYQIKNLRKKLQETNAAIEIQAVYGVGYKLIVS, from the coding sequence GTGAAAATTTTAATTGTAGAAGACAACCAAGAACTGCAGAGTGCTATCAAAGACTCTCTTGAAAAAGAGCATTATGTTGTCGAAACTGCTTCAGACTTTGACTCTGCCATGGATAAGCTTTCCATATACCAGTATGATTGCATTCTATTGGATATCATGCTACCACATGGGAGTGGGCTGGACATTCTTGATGAGCTTAAAAAAAATGGAAAAAGTGAAAACACGATTATTATATCTGCAAAAGATTCATTGGATGACAAGCTTAAAGGACTAGAGTTGGGAGCCGATGATTACCTTACCAAACCCTTTCACCTTGCCGAATTAAATGCCAGAATTAAAGCTGTATTGAGACGAAACAAACTGGAAGGCAAAAATACAATTGAAATTGCCAATGTAAGTCTGGATATCAATGAGCGTTTGGTAAAAATAAACGATCAGGTTATTACATTAAACCGCAAGGAGTTCGACATTCTCAACTATTTCATGCTAAACAAAAACAGGCTTGTTACCCGAACTGGCTTGGCTGAACATGTTTGGGGAGATAATATCGATCAGATGGATAACTTTGATTTCATTTACTACCAGATCAAAAACCTTCGAAAGAAATTGCAGGAGACCAATGCAGCAATCGAAATACAGGCTGTTTATGGAGTCGGGTATAAACTGATTGTATCATGA
- a CDS encoding sensor histidine kinase — protein sequence MKLLNQSLKFLSISILLIVSVWSVILYFNLLDEIYDSIDDGLDNYKLLIIRKAERDPSVLHKIEFDESNYAIQPISKQIALGIRDTYKDTLMYMPYEEDLEPVRLLKSAFAHNGKYYQLQVISSMVEEDDLIEDLFWSIVWLYLILIVSIISINNVVLKKLWKPFYNLLTQLKSFRIDKGSTITDIDTDTKEFKELQNACEILIEHATTAYSNQKQFTENAAHELQTPLAVITSKLELLLENNNLETNDADTIAQVLQITSRLKQLNKSLLLLSKIENRQFSDRQEVSINQLTTQVITGLEDFTQFKGISIKLDEASALSLEMDKMLASILISNLIRNAIFHNIQGGDVIVQIQPDKFIVSNSSDVGALNEKEIFKRFYKNTETDKSTGLGLAIAHAICQLYGYTITYSFTGRHNFEVYFK from the coding sequence ATGAAACTTCTCAACCAATCCTTAAAATTCCTATCCATTTCAATCTTACTTATTGTAAGTGTTTGGTCTGTTATTTTGTATTTCAATTTACTGGATGAAATATACGACAGCATTGACGATGGGTTGGATAATTACAAATTGCTCATTATTCGAAAAGCAGAGCGAGACCCAAGTGTGCTTCATAAAATTGAATTTGATGAAAGTAACTATGCTATCCAACCTATCAGTAAACAAATAGCTTTAGGCATTAGAGATACCTACAAAGATACATTGATGTATATGCCCTATGAGGAAGACTTGGAACCTGTTAGGCTTTTAAAATCAGCATTTGCCCATAACGGAAAGTACTACCAGTTACAAGTTATATCTTCAATGGTGGAAGAGGATGACCTTATAGAAGATCTTTTTTGGTCAATCGTATGGCTTTACCTAATACTAATTGTCAGTATAATTTCAATCAACAATGTTGTACTGAAAAAGCTTTGGAAGCCATTCTACAATTTACTGACACAACTTAAAAGCTTTAGGATAGACAAAGGCTCGACCATTACGGATATAGATACCGACACCAAAGAATTCAAGGAACTTCAAAATGCCTGTGAGATCTTGATTGAACATGCAACTACGGCTTACTCAAACCAAAAGCAGTTTACAGAAAATGCCGCGCATGAACTACAAACACCTCTTGCAGTCATTACCAGCAAATTAGAATTACTACTTGAAAACAACAATTTGGAAACCAACGATGCAGATACAATCGCTCAGGTTTTGCAAATCACCTCTCGGCTGAAGCAACTCAATAAGTCGCTACTTTTATTAAGTAAAATTGAAAACAGACAATTCTCTGACAGACAAGAAGTATCCATTAATCAGTTGACTACACAAGTAATAACAGGTTTGGAAGATTTCACCCAGTTCAAGGGCATCTCTATTAAACTTGATGAAGCTAGTGCCTTATCACTCGAAATGGATAAAATGTTAGCAAGCATCTTAATTTCAAATCTGATCAGAAATGCTATATTCCACAATATCCAAGGAGGAGATGTTATCGTTCAAATCCAGCCAGATAAGTTCATCGTCAGCAATTCCTCTGATGTTGGAGCACTTAATGAGAAAGAGATCTTCAAGCGATTTTATAAGAATACCGAAACTGATAAAAGTACAGGCTTAGGACTAGCCATTGCACATGCCATCTGTCAGCTGTATGGCTATACCATTACCTATTCTTTCACTGGAAGGCATAATTTCGAAGTTTATTTCAAATAA
- a CDS encoding PepSY-like domain-containing protein, giving the protein MKKNILAIALALFGFSSSVIGQDIPQSLVPSVIQNNFKKTFPNAKDVEWEQEGEMYQVEFETGWDIDHDVWYNSAGEIVKHEEDIYRRSLPEAINNKLNTEFSRYAIDDLKKISSSSHTAYTLELKSFTEEWKIAFDETGKVLSKIAD; this is encoded by the coding sequence ATGAAAAAGAATATTTTAGCAATCGCCTTAGCCCTATTTGGCTTTTCTTCTTCAGTAATTGGTCAGGATATCCCACAAAGTCTCGTTCCTTCTGTTATTCAAAACAACTTCAAGAAAACATTTCCCAACGCCAAAGATGTAGAATGGGAACAGGAAGGTGAAATGTACCAAGTTGAGTTTGAAACAGGTTGGGACATAGATCATGATGTATGGTACAACTCAGCTGGTGAAATTGTCAAACACGAAGAGGATATATACAGACGAAGCCTCCCCGAAGCAATTAACAATAAGCTCAATACTGAATTCAGTCGCTATGCGATTGATGATTTAAAAAAGATTTCCAGCTCTTCTCACACGGCTTACACATTGGAATTAAAGTCTTTCACAGAAGAATGGAAAATAGCTTTTGATGAAACAGGAAAAGTATTGAGTAAAATAGCAGATTAA
- a CDS encoding DUF2490 domain-containing protein: MNIQKLLLSFLFLGILGSNCFGQITPPGLGKVNTASWMAIGIKQALDSAKQVSSITYIGMGRTSSPTNDNPFKRGSIFVINQEVSNHFTEHWKYAFALSYRWQNLFNDNSTTGDHHVTQGRQEFRFYGQLSYLKSISRLKYAVTYRPEMRLFYLPDFRPYSERIQFRSRLKAKMSIDLNEASTKRLISSAEVLFSSGKHDKWEKFEYKDTRLCLYYAFSPPNSKLNFNIGYMYDLIGKSFDSDTHYLAFDIIFG, from the coding sequence ATGAATATTCAGAAACTTCTTCTTTCCTTCCTTTTTCTTGGCATATTAGGTTCTAATTGTTTTGGACAAATTACCCCTCCTGGTTTAGGAAAAGTAAATACCGCATCATGGATGGCTATTGGGATAAAACAAGCTTTGGACTCAGCAAAACAGGTATCGTCCATCACATATATTGGAATGGGGAGAACAAGCAGTCCAACAAATGATAATCCCTTTAAGAGGGGTAGTATTTTTGTTATCAATCAAGAAGTATCCAATCATTTCACCGAACACTGGAAATATGCTTTTGCACTTAGCTACAGGTGGCAAAACCTCTTTAACGATAACAGTACTACAGGGGATCATCACGTTACTCAAGGAAGGCAAGAATTTAGATTTTATGGTCAACTATCTTACTTGAAGTCTATATCAAGGCTTAAATATGCAGTCACTTACCGACCGGAAATGAGATTATTCTATCTCCCAGACTTTAGACCATATAGCGAAAGAATTCAATTTCGCTCAAGGCTAAAAGCCAAAATGAGTATTGATTTGAATGAAGCTAGCACAAAAAGACTCATTTCCAGTGCAGAAGTATTATTCTCCTCAGGAAAACATGACAAATGGGAAAAGTTTGAATACAAAGACACACGGCTATGTCTGTACTATGCTTTTTCACCACCAAACTCAAAGCTGAATTTCAATATTGGCTATATGTATGACCTCATTGGAAAATCATTTGATAGCGACACACACTATTTGGCATTTGATATAATATTTGGATGA
- a CDS encoding DUF4198 domain-containing protein: MKKLLLFISLILTTSLPSFAHYMWIETNATGTKNQSQEIKVYFGEYTYGVSEKVKGEAFPKVKDFTLWVIDSKGNKTELAVKPATDHYTSSFTPKEDGTYTVILNNDKIDVIDYTKYDFGIFKTHYHSTAKIQVGEKAQNTVAQNDNGISIKEVKNDKNEVTLQVLYKGKPLPKNEVKVFVSDLWSKTLHTNEEGSVSFNLPWNMKYVIETTLKEELPGKYKGTDYEFIWHCATYCIPSHSINN, encoded by the coding sequence ATGAAGAAGCTATTATTATTCATTTCACTAATACTCACCACATCCCTCCCATCATTCGCACATTATATGTGGATTGAAACCAATGCCACTGGAACCAAAAATCAGTCTCAAGAAATCAAAGTCTACTTTGGGGAATATACATATGGCGTTTCTGAAAAAGTAAAAGGGGAAGCATTCCCGAAGGTGAAAGACTTTACACTTTGGGTTATTGACTCGAAAGGAAACAAAACGGAATTGGCAGTTAAGCCTGCTACTGACCATTATACTTCCAGTTTTACACCTAAAGAAGACGGAACATATACTGTCATTTTGAATAATGATAAAATTGATGTGATTGACTATACCAAATACGATTTTGGAATTTTTAAAACACACTACCATTCAACTGCTAAAATTCAGGTTGGTGAAAAAGCACAAAATACAGTAGCCCAAAACGATAATGGCATCTCTATCAAGGAGGTGAAAAATGATAAAAACGAAGTAACGCTTCAAGTTCTTTATAAAGGAAAGCCATTACCAAAAAATGAGGTAAAGGTATTTGTATCAGACCTTTGGAGCAAGACCCTGCATACGAATGAAGAAGGCTCAGTTTCATTCAATCTGCCATGGAATATGAAATATGTGATCGAAACTACTTTGAAGGAAGAACTTCCTGGCAAATACAAAGGAACAGACTATGAGTTTATCTGGCACTGCGCGACCTATTGTATCCCAAGCCATAGTATTAACAACTAA